A genomic region of Noviherbaspirillum sp. L7-7A contains the following coding sequences:
- a CDS encoding YggT family protein — protein MLYSIFGLIVDTVTGILGALFLVRFWMQAVRVRPPMAFAHFMFQATDWLVKPLRRLLPGVGGYDWASLIGAFLMIMVSVALDLLIAASVTPQALIVLSLLRLVQWMLYGLMGLLLIEVIFSWVNPHAPLAPLVRAMNEPMMRPLRRVIPLMGGIDLSPIVAFLLLRIGLSVSSALLLPLAF, from the coding sequence GTGCTGTACAGCATTTTTGGTTTGATCGTCGATACCGTCACCGGCATCCTGGGTGCGCTTTTCCTGGTGCGTTTCTGGATGCAGGCAGTGCGGGTGCGCCCGCCCATGGCCTTTGCGCATTTCATGTTCCAGGCAACCGACTGGCTGGTCAAGCCGCTGCGCCGGCTGCTGCCGGGCGTGGGCGGCTATGACTGGGCCTCGCTGATCGGCGCCTTCCTGATGATCATGGTGTCGGTCGCGCTGGACCTGCTGATCGCCGCCAGCGTCACGCCGCAGGCCCTGATCGTGCTGTCGCTGCTGCGGCTGGTGCAGTGGATGCTGTATGGCCTGATGGGCCTCCTGCTGATTGAAGTGATCTTCAGCTGGGTCAATCCGCATGCGCCGCTGGCGCCGCTGGTCAGGGCCATGAACGAGCCCATGATGCGGCCGCTGCGCCGGGTGATACCGCTGATGGGCGGCATCGACCTCAGCCCCATCGTGGCCTTCCTGCTGCTGCGCATTGGGCTGTCGGTCAGCAGCGCGCTGCTGCTGCCGCTGGCTTTCTGA
- a CDS encoding histone H1-like DNA-binding protein, which produces MPRAGSIFSLISYHVKEKQMATAAKKTAAKKSAAKKAATGKPVAKKAAAPASKAVAKKAVAKKAVAKKAPAAKKAVAKKAVAKKAVAKKAPAAKKAVAKKAVAKKAVAKKAVAKKAVAKKAPAAKKAVAKKAVAKKAVAKKAVAKKAVAKKAPAAKKAVAKKAVAKKAPAAKKAVAKKAPAKTAVAKKAPQAAPAKKAAAPAKTAAPKKAAARKSAATTAAKTAAPAAPAAAPAAPATPAVKTVINPAAAWPFPTGTNRP; this is translated from the coding sequence ATGCCACGTGCGGGTTCGATCTTTAGCTTGATTTCCTATCACGTGAAGGAGAAACAAATGGCAACAGCAGCAAAGAAAACCGCAGCGAAGAAAAGCGCTGCGAAAAAAGCTGCTACCGGCAAGCCGGTAGCAAAGAAGGCAGCCGCTCCGGCCAGCAAAGCGGTCGCCAAGAAGGCCGTAGCCAAGAAGGCCGTAGCCAAGAAGGCCCCGGCAGCAAAGAAGGCGGTCGCCAAGAAGGCCGTAGCCAAGAAGGCAGTCGCCAAGAAGGCCCCGGCAGCAAAGAAGGCCGTCGCCAAGAAAGCCGTGGCGAAGAAGGCCGTAGCCAAGAAAGCGGTCGCTAAGAAGGCTGTAGCCAAGAAAGCACCGGCAGCGAAGAAGGCCGTCGCCAAGAAGGCAGTCGCCAAGAAGGCAGTCGCCAAGAAGGCGGTCGCTAAAAAGGCCGTCGCCAAGAAGGCCCCGGCAGCCAAGAAGGCCGTCGCCAAGAAAGCCGTCGCCAAGAAGGCCCCGGCTGCCAAAAAGGCCGTCGCCAAGAAAGCGCCAGCCAAGACGGCAGTAGCGAAGAAGGCACCGCAGGCGGCGCCAGCGAAGAAGGCTGCAGCACCGGCCAAGACCGCAGCGCCTAAGAAAGCGGCAGCCCGTAAAAGCGCAGCCACCACGGCAGCCAAGACCGCTGCACCAGCAGCACCAGCAGCAGCGCCCGCCGCACCGGCAACGCCCGCTGTGAAGACCGTGATCAACCCGGCTGCAGCCTGGCCGTTCCCGACCGGCACCAACCGTCCTTAA
- a CDS encoding ribonucleotide-diphosphate reductase subunit beta, which produces MLSWDDEVTSTSTTAPAPRAAEPQARLQAAVPAAPLNQDVAYNPAVMAQPAEAAPNAERRVNAADKRIINGQTDVNQLVPFKYKWAWDKYLAGCANHWMPQEINMQRDIELWKNPNGLTDDERRLVKRNLGFFVTADSLAANNIVLGTYRHITAPECRQYLLRQAFEEAIHTHAYQYIVESLGLDEGEIFNAYHEVASIRDKDEFLIPFIDVLTDPAFTTGTTEADQKLLKSLIVFACLMEGLFFYVGFTQILALGRQNKMMGAAEQYQYILRDESMHCNFGIDLINTIKMENPHLWTPEFKDEIKALFLQAVELEYRYAEDTMPRGVLGLNAPMFKGYLRFIANRRAQQIGLEAMFAQEENPFPWMSEMIDLKKERNFFETRVIEYQTGGALNWD; this is translated from the coding sequence ATGCTTTCCTGGGACGATGAAGTTACCTCCACCTCTACCACCGCGCCAGCGCCGCGCGCAGCCGAGCCGCAGGCACGCCTGCAGGCCGCGGTGCCCGCCGCCCCGTTGAATCAGGACGTGGCATACAACCCCGCGGTGATGGCGCAGCCCGCGGAGGCAGCGCCCAACGCCGAGCGCCGCGTCAATGCTGCCGACAAGCGCATCATCAACGGCCAGACCGATGTCAACCAGCTGGTGCCGTTCAAGTACAAATGGGCCTGGGACAAGTACCTTGCCGGCTGCGCCAATCACTGGATGCCGCAGGAAATCAACATGCAGCGCGACATCGAGCTGTGGAAGAATCCGAACGGCCTGACCGACGACGAGCGTCGCCTGGTCAAGCGCAACCTCGGCTTCTTCGTCACCGCCGATTCGCTGGCCGCCAACAACATCGTGCTGGGCACCTACCGCCACATCACCGCCCCTGAATGCCGCCAGTACCTGCTGCGCCAGGCATTCGAGGAAGCGATCCATACCCATGCCTACCAGTACATCGTGGAGTCGCTGGGCCTGGACGAGGGCGAGATCTTCAACGCCTATCATGAAGTCGCTTCGATCCGCGACAAGGACGAGTTCCTGATCCCCTTCATCGACGTGCTGACCGATCCCGCATTCACGACCGGCACCACCGAGGCGGACCAGAAGCTGCTCAAGTCGCTGATCGTGTTTGCCTGCCTGATGGAAGGCCTGTTCTTCTATGTCGGCTTCACGCAGATCCTTGCGCTGGGCCGTCAGAACAAGATGATGGGCGCGGCCGAGCAGTACCAGTACATCCTGCGCGATGAGTCCATGCACTGCAACTTCGGCATCGACCTGATCAACACCATCAAGATGGAGAATCCTCACCTCTGGACACCCGAGTTCAAGGACGAGATCAAAGCGTTGTTTTTGCAAGCCGTAGAGTTGGAATATCGCTACGCAGAGGATACAATGCCGCGTGGTGTGCTAGGGCTGAATGCACCCATGTTCAAAGGCTACCTCCGCTTCATCGCAAATCGTCGCGCACAGCAAATTGGTCTGGAAGCGATGTTCGCGCAAGAAGAAAATCCGTTCCCCTGGATGAGCGAGATGATCGACCTGAAGAAAGAGCGAAACTTTTTCGAAACAAGGGTCATCGAATACCAGACGGGTGGAGCGCTTAACTGGGATTAA
- a CDS encoding N-acetylglutaminylglutamine amidotransferase: MCGIAGELRFDQQFADVAAVVRMAESQARRGPDGEGIFSLGSRCFGHRRLSIMDLSQRAHQPFIDNLLGLGIVFNGAIYNHHELRAELQAQGYQFASTGDTEVIIKAWHAWGPAALDRLYGMFAFALWERDSGKTYLARDRLGIKPLYYTQDQNRLRFASTLPALLKGGGIDTRLDTQALHHYLSWHAVVPAPLTMLRGVRKLAPATYMTVHPDGSSETTAWWRLDFPGKAEDEQRSFGEWRDMVLESLRLSVRRRLVADVPVGVLLSGGLDSSLITGLLAEAGTKDLRTYSIGFEAVDQEAGDEYYYSDLIAKHYGTVHEKLHIPADHLLASLPDAIAAMAEPMVSHDCVAFYLLSQAVSKHSRVVQSGQGADEVFGGYHWYPPLADIHDDEAGVAAYRKVFFDRTHQDLLGLLQPGTDMPDWSGDFLRDHFAMAGANSAIDRALRLDTTVMLVDDPVKRVDNMTMAFGLEARVPFLDHELVELAARIPARHKIAEGGKHVLKEAARRVIPAAVIDRPKGYFPVPALKYLRGDFLEYVRGLLDSPRARERGLFRRDAVERMLAAPDSAITPLRGSTLWQLALLEAWLQTNGL; this comes from the coding sequence ATGTGCGGCATAGCAGGAGAACTGCGGTTCGATCAACAATTTGCGGACGTCGCAGCGGTGGTCCGGATGGCGGAGTCGCAGGCGCGACGCGGCCCCGACGGCGAAGGCATCTTCAGCCTCGGCAGCCGCTGCTTCGGCCACCGGCGCCTGTCCATCATGGATCTGAGCCAGCGTGCTCACCAGCCCTTCATCGACAATCTGCTCGGCCTGGGCATCGTCTTCAACGGTGCCATCTACAACCATCACGAGCTGCGCGCCGAACTGCAGGCGCAAGGCTACCAGTTCGCCTCCACCGGCGACACGGAAGTCATCATCAAGGCCTGGCATGCATGGGGTCCGGCGGCGCTGGACCGGCTCTACGGCATGTTTGCGTTTGCCCTGTGGGAACGCGATAGCGGCAAGACCTACCTGGCGCGCGACCGGCTCGGCATCAAGCCGCTCTACTACACGCAGGACCAGAACCGGTTGCGCTTTGCCTCCACGCTGCCGGCGCTGCTCAAGGGCGGCGGCATCGATACCAGGCTGGATACGCAGGCGCTGCATCATTACCTGAGCTGGCATGCGGTGGTGCCGGCGCCGCTGACCATGCTGCGCGGCGTGAGAAAGCTCGCGCCCGCAACCTACATGACGGTGCATCCGGACGGCAGCAGCGAGACCACCGCATGGTGGCGGCTGGACTTTCCCGGCAAGGCCGAGGATGAACAGCGCAGCTTCGGGGAATGGCGCGACATGGTGCTGGAATCGCTGCGCCTGTCGGTCAGGCGCCGGCTGGTAGCCGACGTGCCGGTCGGCGTGCTGCTCTCGGGCGGCCTGGACTCCAGCCTGATTACCGGCCTGCTGGCAGAAGCCGGCACCAAGGACCTGCGCACCTACTCGATCGGCTTCGAGGCGGTGGACCAGGAGGCCGGCGACGAGTACTACTACTCCGACCTGATTGCGAAGCACTACGGCACCGTGCATGAAAAGCTGCACATTCCCGCCGACCATCTGCTGGCCTCGCTGCCGGATGCCATCGCCGCAATGGCCGAGCCCATGGTCAGCCACGACTGCGTGGCTTTCTACCTGCTGTCGCAGGCGGTATCCAAACACAGCCGCGTGGTGCAGAGCGGCCAGGGCGCCGACGAGGTGTTCGGCGGCTATCACTGGTATCCGCCGCTGGCCGACATCCATGACGATGAAGCCGGCGTGGCGGCCTACCGCAAGGTGTTCTTCGACCGCACCCATCAGGACCTGCTGGGACTGCTCCAGCCCGGTACCGACATGCCAGACTGGAGCGGCGACTTCCTGCGCGACCATTTCGCCATGGCCGGCGCGAACAGCGCGATCGATCGCGCGTTGCGGCTCGACACCACGGTGATGCTGGTCGACGACCCGGTCAAGCGGGTCGACAACATGACCATGGCCTTTGGCCTGGAAGCGCGCGTGCCCTTCCTCGACCATGAACTGGTGGAACTGGCCGCGCGCATCCCGGCGCGCCACAAGATCGCCGAAGGCGGCAAGCATGTGCTGAAGGAAGCGGCGCGCCGCGTGATCCCGGCCGCGGTGATCGACCGGCCCAAGGGCTATTTCCCGGTGCCTGCACTGAAGTATCTGCGCGGCGACTTCCTGGAGTATGTGCGCGGCCTGCTCGACTCGCCCCGCGCGCGCGAACGCGGCCTGTTCCGGCGCGATGCGGTGGAACGCATGCTGGCCGCGCCCGACAGCGCCATCACGCCGCTGCGCGGTTCCACACTATGGCAGCTGGCGCTGCTGGAAGCCTGGCTGCAGACCAATGGCCTGTAA
- the ngg gene encoding N-acetylglutaminylglutamine synthetase — protein sequence MNTPQQQGAAGITLPPSLATDAETSIAPHANVILDCGWGRLMYAPSFESTKLLASELMQEEAGKRDIALYVQAPQLLLAEAPASLFLDPSLMFRRPLAADAPAAGTAPGVVIRRLTTRADIAAMNRLYSMRGMVPLEPRTVWRQRESDALIYLIAEDERTGEVIGSVMGVDHVLAFGDEEGGSSFWCLVVDPQTTMAGVGTSLVNQLIDLFTSRGRAFLDLSVLHTNQNAIGLYQKLGFAQTTGFAVKHKNSINERLFIDTAEVSALNPYARIIVDEARRRGIGVEIVDAQAGIFKLRHVGHEMLCRESLTELTGGVAMTWCQDKVLTLRRLASVGLKVPQQRVAGDAEADAAFLREHGEIVVKPAMGEQGKGISMGVRTEEDLANAMQRAQKEGGHVVLEQFCSGQDLRIVVIGYKVVAAAIRRPAEVTGDGQSTLAQLIERHSARRAAATGGESRIPMDAETGRCLAEQGLTMDSVPEDGQRVQVRKTANLHTGGTIHDVTAALHPTLRAAAESAARALRIPVVGLDFLVPAPDQEEYVIIEANERPGLANHEPQPTAQRFVDLLFPYTA from the coding sequence ATGAACACTCCGCAGCAACAAGGCGCCGCCGGCATCACCTTGCCGCCGTCGCTGGCCACCGATGCCGAAACCAGCATCGCGCCGCATGCCAATGTGATCCTCGATTGCGGCTGGGGCCGCCTGATGTATGCGCCCTCCTTCGAATCCACCAAGCTGCTGGCCTCGGAACTGATGCAGGAAGAAGCCGGCAAGCGCGACATTGCGCTGTATGTGCAGGCGCCGCAATTGCTGCTGGCCGAAGCGCCGGCCAGCCTGTTCCTCGATCCGTCGCTGATGTTCCGGCGACCGCTGGCCGCCGATGCGCCCGCGGCCGGAACGGCGCCGGGCGTGGTGATACGGCGCCTCACCACCCGTGCCGACATTGCCGCAATGAACCGGCTCTACAGCATGCGCGGCATGGTGCCGCTGGAGCCGCGCACGGTGTGGCGGCAGCGCGAATCGGATGCGCTGATCTACCTGATCGCCGAGGATGAGCGCACCGGCGAAGTGATCGGCTCGGTGATGGGCGTGGACCATGTGCTAGCCTTCGGCGACGAGGAAGGCGGCAGCAGCTTCTGGTGCCTGGTGGTCGACCCGCAAACCACCATGGCCGGCGTCGGCACGTCGCTGGTGAACCAGCTGATCGATCTCTTCACCAGCCGCGGCCGCGCCTTCCTCGACCTGTCGGTGCTGCATACCAACCAGAATGCCATCGGCCTGTACCAGAAGCTGGGCTTTGCGCAGACCACCGGCTTTGCGGTCAAGCACAAGAACTCCATCAACGAGCGGCTGTTCATCGATACCGCAGAGGTGTCGGCGCTCAATCCCTATGCCCGCATCATCGTCGACGAAGCGCGCCGGCGCGGCATTGGCGTGGAAATCGTCGATGCCCAGGCCGGCATCTTCAAGCTGCGGCATGTGGGCCATGAAATGCTGTGCCGGGAATCCCTGACCGAGCTGACCGGGGGCGTTGCGATGACCTGGTGCCAGGACAAGGTGCTGACGCTGCGGCGCCTGGCGTCGGTCGGCCTCAAGGTGCCGCAGCAGCGGGTGGCCGGGGACGCCGAGGCCGACGCCGCCTTCCTGCGCGAGCATGGCGAGATCGTGGTCAAGCCGGCGATGGGCGAACAGGGCAAGGGCATCAGCATGGGCGTGCGGACCGAAGAGGACCTGGCCAATGCGATGCAGCGGGCGCAGAAGGAAGGCGGCCATGTGGTGCTGGAGCAATTCTGCAGCGGGCAGGACCTGCGCATCGTCGTGATCGGCTACAAGGTCGTGGCCGCGGCCATACGCCGGCCGGCCGAAGTCACCGGCGACGGCCAGTCCACGCTGGCGCAGCTGATCGAGCGCCACAGCGCGCGGCGCGCGGCCGCCACGGGCGGTGAAAGCCGCATCCCGATGGATGCGGAGACCGGGCGCTGCCTGGCCGAACAGGGCCTGACGATGGACTCGGTGCCGGAAGACGGCCAGCGGGTGCAGGTACGCAAGACTGCCAACCTGCACACCGGCGGCACCATCCACGATGTCACCGCCGCGCTGCATCCGACGCTGCGCGCCGCCGCCGAGAGCGCCGCGCGGGCGTTGCGCATCCCGGTAGTTGGCCTGGACTTCCTGGTGCCTGCGCCGGACCAGGAAGAGTACGTGATCATCGAGGCCAACGAGCGTCCCGGCCTTGCCAACCACGAACCGCAACCGACCGCGCAGCGCTTCGTCGACCTCCTGTTTCCCTATACCGCCTGA
- a CDS encoding osmoprotectant NAGGN system M42 family peptidase gives MQKLPIDADYLKTTLLELLAIPSPTGLTDEIVHYTGAKLDALGVAYELTRRGTIRAILRRNLPERRRTNPACAIVAHLDTLGAMVREIKPSGRLSLMPVGTWSSRWAEGGRVTLFTDAGRERGSVLPLMASGHVYNEAIDSQPVNWDQLELRIDAPIASAGEAKARGIQVGDFVAFDAAPEVLENGYIVSRHLDDKAGVAAVLAALKAVVDSKATVPMNCHLVFTLTEEVGSGARAVIESDVSEVIGVDIGPVATGQGAHEMGVTIPLMDSAGPHDYHLTRRLLKLCEDHDIPSHRDVFRFYHSDASAAVNAGHDVRTALLCFGADASHGYERTHLSGLVNLAELLVLYIQSGPTIASDRERWVDSVEGFSHQLDAEQLARADTPLPDANELVRPGETAAADEEKGGA, from the coding sequence ATGCAGAAACTCCCGATCGATGCCGACTACCTGAAGACCACGCTGCTGGAACTGCTGGCCATTCCCAGCCCGACCGGGCTGACCGATGAAATCGTGCACTACACCGGCGCCAAGCTCGATGCGCTCGGCGTGGCTTATGAACTGACCCGGCGCGGCACCATCCGCGCCATCCTGCGCCGCAACCTGCCGGAACGGCGGCGCACCAACCCGGCCTGCGCCATCGTCGCCCATCTCGACACGCTGGGCGCGATGGTGCGCGAGATCAAGCCCAGCGGCCGGCTGTCGCTGATGCCGGTGGGCACCTGGTCCAGCCGCTGGGCCGAGGGCGGCCGCGTCACGCTGTTTACCGATGCCGGCCGCGAGCGCGGCTCGGTGCTGCCGCTGATGGCCTCGGGCCATGTGTACAACGAAGCCATCGACAGCCAGCCGGTCAACTGGGACCAGCTCGAACTGCGCATCGACGCGCCGATTGCCTCGGCCGGGGAGGCAAAGGCGCGCGGCATCCAGGTCGGCGACTTCGTTGCCTTCGACGCCGCGCCGGAAGTGCTGGAGAACGGCTACATCGTCTCGCGCCACCTGGACGACAAGGCCGGCGTGGCCGCGGTGCTGGCCGCGCTGAAGGCCGTGGTCGACAGCAAGGCCACGGTGCCGATGAACTGCCACCTGGTGTTTACGCTGACCGAGGAAGTCGGCTCCGGCGCGCGCGCCGTGATCGAGAGCGACGTCAGCGAAGTCATCGGCGTGGACATCGGCCCGGTGGCCACCGGCCAGGGCGCGCATGAAATGGGCGTGACCATCCCGCTGATGGATTCGGCCGGGCCGCATGACTACCACCTGACGCGGCGCCTGCTGAAGCTGTGCGAGGACCATGACATCCCCAGCCACCGCGATGTGTTCCGCTTCTACCATTCCGACGCCAGCGCGGCGGTGAATGCCGGCCATGATGTGCGCACTGCCCTGCTGTGCTTCGGCGCCGATGCCTCGCACGGCTACGAGCGCACCCATCTGTCGGGCCTGGTGAATCTGGCCGAACTGCTGGTGCTGTACATCCAGAGCGGTCCCACCATTGCCAGCGACCGCGAGCGCTGGGTGGATTCGGTGGAGGGCTTTTCCCATCAGCTCGATGCCGAACAGCTGGCGCGCGCCGACACGCCGCTGCCGGATGCGAACGAACTGGTGCGCCCTGGCGAGACGGCCGCGGCGGACGAGGAAAAAGGCGGCGCCTAG
- a CDS encoding bifunctional acetate--CoA ligase family protein/GNAT family N-acetyltransferase, with translation MSTRNLQYLFEPKSVAVIGASARPHSVGATVLANLLAGGFRGELYAVNPKYDELAGRPVYRDVAALPAAPDLAVICTPPHTVPDLIAQLGARGTRAAIVLTAGLGSAVDRHGVTLKQRMLDAARTSLLRILGPNCVGMLVPGIGLNASFAHIGARPGKLAFVSQSGALVTGVLDWAGSRGIGFSRFVSLGEAADIDFGDLLDYLAGDSATRAILLYIEDIRDARKFMSAARAAARSKPVLVIKAGRAAEGARAAASHTGAMAGSDDVYDAAIRRAGMLRVYSTEDLFSAVETLGRARPLVGERLCILTNGGGPGVMATDALIADGGKLATLAPQTLEALDAVLPLTWSHGNPVDIIGDAPAERYRQAAEILLSDPGSDALLFIHAPTAIVPSLDVAQTVAPLLAKSARNVLACWLGGDALAAARQVFADQGIPTYDTPEEAVRGFMQIVQYRRNQELLMQVPPSLPQDFGADRAAARELVRDVLASCRSMLTEPESHRLLAAYGIPVVATRTAASAEEAAAAASEIGFPVALKILSPQISHKSDVGGVVLDLEDAPAVLAAATAMQRRLRELLPDATLSGFTVQAMARRPRAHELIVGVATDPVFGPVLLFGQGGIAVEVTADHAMELPPLNMPLAQAMVARTRVAKLLRGYRNQAPADIDAICLTLVKLSHLVTDIPEIVELDINPLLADANGVIALDARVKLAPRPVGDGRARLAIRPYPNELEETLPWQGETLLLRPIRPEDGEEHLRFFNALDPEDVRFRIFSRMRELRSSQLARLTQIDYDREMAFVAVRWRADGSQETLGVARAIADPDNIKAEFAIIVRSDMKGHGLGMMLMHKLIAYCKSRGTREMVGEALLDNRPLLDMVRKLGFEVHPAVGDGVAVLRLPLQPQLQTQKPQ, from the coding sequence ATGAGCACACGCAACCTGCAATACCTGTTCGAACCGAAGTCGGTCGCGGTGATCGGCGCGTCGGCCCGGCCCCACAGCGTGGGCGCCACCGTGCTGGCCAATCTGCTGGCTGGTGGCTTCCGCGGCGAGCTGTATGCAGTCAATCCGAAATACGATGAACTTGCCGGCAGGCCGGTGTACCGCGACGTGGCCGCGCTGCCGGCTGCCCCCGACCTGGCAGTGATCTGCACGCCGCCGCATACGGTGCCGGACCTGATCGCGCAGCTGGGCGCGCGCGGCACCCGCGCCGCCATCGTGCTGACCGCCGGCCTCGGCAGCGCCGTGGACCGGCATGGCGTGACATTGAAGCAGCGCATGCTGGATGCGGCGCGCACCTCGCTGCTGCGCATCCTCGGCCCCAATTGCGTGGGCATGCTGGTGCCTGGCATCGGCCTTAACGCCAGCTTTGCGCATATCGGCGCGCGCCCCGGCAAGCTGGCCTTCGTGTCGCAGTCGGGCGCATTGGTGACGGGCGTGCTGGACTGGGCCGGCAGCCGCGGCATCGGCTTCTCGCGCTTCGTGTCGCTGGGCGAAGCGGCCGACATCGACTTCGGCGACCTGCTCGACTACCTGGCCGGCGACAGCGCCACCCGCGCCATCCTGCTCTATATAGAAGACATCCGCGATGCCCGCAAATTCATGTCGGCGGCGCGGGCGGCCGCGCGCAGCAAGCCGGTGCTGGTGATCAAGGCCGGCCGCGCCGCCGAAGGCGCGCGGGCGGCGGCCTCGCATACCGGCGCCATGGCGGGATCGGACGATGTCTACGATGCCGCGATACGCCGGGCCGGCATGCTGCGGGTGTATTCCACCGAAGACCTGTTCTCGGCGGTGGAAACGCTGGGGCGGGCGCGGCCGCTGGTGGGCGAACGGCTGTGCATCCTGACCAATGGCGGCGGCCCGGGCGTGATGGCGACCGATGCCCTGATCGCCGATGGCGGCAAGCTGGCCACGCTGGCGCCGCAGACCCTGGAAGCGCTGGACGCGGTGCTGCCGCTGACCTGGTCGCATGGCAATCCGGTCGACATCATCGGCGACGCGCCTGCCGAACGCTACCGGCAGGCAGCCGAGATCCTGCTGTCCGATCCGGGCTCGGATGCGCTGCTGTTCATCCATGCGCCGACCGCCATCGTGCCCAGCCTCGACGTGGCTCAGACAGTGGCGCCCCTGCTGGCAAAGAGCGCGCGCAATGTGCTGGCCTGCTGGCTGGGCGGCGACGCTCTCGCGGCGGCGCGCCAGGTCTTTGCCGACCAGGGCATACCGACCTACGACACGCCCGAGGAAGCGGTGCGCGGCTTCATGCAGATCGTGCAGTACCGGCGCAACCAGGAACTGCTGATGCAGGTGCCGCCGTCGCTGCCGCAGGACTTCGGCGCCGACCGCGCCGCCGCCCGCGAACTGGTGCGCGACGTGCTCGCCAGCTGCCGCAGCATGCTGACCGAGCCCGAATCGCATCGCCTGCTGGCCGCCTATGGCATCCCGGTGGTGGCCACCCGCACTGCAGCCAGCGCAGAGGAAGCGGCGGCGGCGGCCAGCGAGATCGGCTTTCCCGTGGCGCTGAAGATCCTGTCGCCGCAGATCAGCCACAAGTCGGATGTGGGCGGCGTGGTACTGGACCTGGAGGACGCGCCGGCGGTGCTGGCCGCCGCCACCGCGATGCAGCGGCGCCTGCGCGAGCTGCTGCCCGATGCCACGCTGTCGGGCTTCACCGTCCAGGCCATGGCGCGCCGGCCGCGCGCGCACGAACTGATCGTCGGCGTTGCCACCGATCCCGTGTTTGGCCCGGTGCTGCTGTTCGGCCAGGGCGGCATTGCCGTGGAAGTGACTGCCGACCATGCAATGGAGCTGCCGCCCTTGAACATGCCGCTGGCGCAGGCGATGGTGGCGCGCACCCGGGTTGCCAAACTGCTGCGCGGCTATCGCAACCAGGCGCCGGCCGACATCGACGCCATCTGCCTGACGCTGGTGAAGCTATCGCATCTGGTGACCGATATCCCGGAAATCGTCGAGCTCGACATCAATCCGCTGCTGGCCGATGCCAACGGCGTGATTGCACTGGATGCCCGCGTCAAGCTGGCGCCGCGTCCGGTCGGCGATGGCCGGGCCAGGCTGGCGATCCGGCCTTATCCGAATGAACTGGAGGAAACCCTGCCATGGCAGGGCGAAACGCTGCTGCTGCGGCCGATCCGGCCCGAGGACGGCGAGGAACACCTGCGCTTCTTCAATGCGCTGGACCCCGAGGATGTGCGCTTTCGGATTTTCTCCCGCATGCGCGAACTGCGGTCTTCTCAGCTTGCCCGCCTGACCCAGATCGACTATGACCGCGAGATGGCCTTTGTCGCCGTGCGCTGGCGTGCCGACGGCAGCCAGGAAACCCTGGGCGTGGCGCGCGCCATTGCCGACCCCGACAACATCAAGGCCGAGTTCGCCATCATCGTGCGCTCCGACATGAAGGGACACGGCCTGGGCATGATGCTGATGCACAAGCTGATCGCCTACTGCAAGAGCCGCGGCACCCGGGAAATGGTCGGCGAGGCGCTGCTGGACAATCGCCCGCTGCTGGACATGGTCAGGAAGCTGGGCTTCGAGGTCCATCCGGCGGTAGGCGATGGCGTGGCGGTATTGCGCCTGCCGCTGCAGCCGCAGCTGCAAACGCAGAAACCGCAGTAG
- a CDS encoding universal stress protein codes for MSYKTIVVHVDRSRHAPQRLRIAAELALRDNAHLTGVAMTGISRYLLEGDAVNQHEPVLVTHLDYLRKEAEQALAQFEETVRSMGVLSWEKRLVDDEPAGGLSLEARYADLVVMSQTDSGESLPGIMSDFPEYVVMNAGRPVLLVPYAGEFPHVGRKVLLAWDGSMEAGRAINGAMPMLRQAQEVKVVVFNAERQVNVHGEQPGADLALYLARHGVKVDVLQETTEQDSGNALLSLAADANADLLVMGCYVHSRFREVLLGGATRTVLESMTLPVLMSH; via the coding sequence ATGAGCTACAAGACCATCGTAGTGCATGTCGACCGGTCCAGGCATGCGCCGCAGCGACTCCGCATCGCCGCCGAGCTCGCACTGCGCGACAATGCCCACCTGACCGGCGTGGCCATGACCGGCATCTCGCGCTATCTGCTGGAAGGCGACGCGGTCAATCAGCATGAGCCGGTCCTGGTCACCCATCTCGACTATCTTCGCAAAGAGGCCGAGCAGGCGCTGGCACAGTTCGAGGAGACGGTGCGCAGCATGGGCGTGCTGTCCTGGGAAAAACGCCTGGTCGACGACGAGCCGGCCGGCGGCCTCAGCCTGGAAGCGCGCTATGCCGACCTGGTGGTGATGAGTCAGACCGACAGCGGCGAATCGCTGCCGGGCATCATGAGCGACTTCCCCGAATATGTGGTGATGAACGCCGGCCGTCCGGTGCTGCTGGTGCCCTACGCCGGCGAGTTCCCGCATGTCGGCCGCAAGGTGCTGCTGGCCTGGGATGGCAGCATGGAAGCCGGCCGCGCCATCAACGGCGCCATGCCGATGCTGCGCCAGGCGCAGGAGGTCAAGGTGGTGGTGTTCAATGCCGAGCGCCAGGTCAATGTGCATGGCGAGCAGCCGGGCGCCGACCTGGCGCTTTATCTGGCGCGCCACGGCGTGAAGGTGGATGTGCTGCAGGAAACCACCGAGCAGGACAGCGGCAATGCGCTGCTGTCGCTGGCGGCCGATGCGAATGCCGACCTGCTGGTGATGGGCTGCTATGTGCATTCGCGTTTTCGCGAAGTGCTGCTGGGCGGCGCCACGCGCACGGTGCTGGAATCGATGACGCTGCCGGTACTGATGTCGCACTGA